A section of the Marinimicrobium koreense genome encodes:
- a CDS encoding CPXCG motif-containing cysteine-rich protein — protein MSEQIEKNIHCPYCDEVITLLIDPSISEQSYVEDCQVCCQPINVDVVIDETEAVEVYARQENE, from the coding sequence ATGTCTGAACAGATCGAGAAAAACATCCACTGCCCGTATTGCGATGAAGTGATCACCCTGTTGATCGATCCGTCGATCAGCGAGCAGTCTTATGTGGAGGACTGCCAGGTATGCTGTCAGCCCATCAATGTGGATGTGGTGATTGATGAGACCGAGGCGGTGGAGGTGTACGCGCGGCAGGAGAATGAGTGA
- a CDS encoding slipin family protein — MLYEYFFGLLITFVVLLLAYAIRILREYERGVVFMLGRFQKVKGPGLVIIIPFIQTMEKVDLRTIVMDVPSQDVISRDNVSVKVNAVVYFRVVDPEKAIINVEHYYEAVSQLAQTTLRSVLGKHELDEMLSERDKLNQDIQEILDQSSDTWGIKVSNVEIKHVDLDESMIRAIARQAEAERSRRAKIIHAEGESQAAAKLTDAAVELSRNPNAMTLRYLQTLIDIAGEKNSTIVFPLPVDMLGSIMEQFKSKGS, encoded by the coding sequence ATGTTATACGAATATTTCTTTGGTCTACTCATCACGTTTGTGGTGTTACTGCTCGCCTATGCAATTCGCATTCTGCGCGAGTATGAACGGGGAGTGGTATTCATGTTGGGCCGTTTTCAGAAGGTCAAAGGCCCCGGTCTGGTAATCATCATTCCTTTCATCCAGACCATGGAGAAGGTGGACTTGCGTACCATTGTCATGGACGTGCCGAGTCAGGACGTGATCAGCCGGGACAACGTCTCGGTGAAGGTGAATGCAGTGGTTTACTTTCGAGTGGTTGACCCGGAGAAGGCGATCATCAATGTGGAGCATTACTACGAAGCCGTCAGTCAGTTGGCCCAGACCACGCTGCGCTCGGTACTGGGTAAACACGAGCTGGATGAAATGCTCTCCGAACGCGACAAGCTGAACCAGGATATTCAGGAAATTCTGGACCAGAGCTCCGATACCTGGGGTATCAAGGTCAGCAACGTGGAAATCAAACACGTCGACCTGGATGAGAGCATGATCCGGGCGATTGCCCGTCAGGCTGAGGCCGAGCGCTCCCGGCGTGCGAAAATCATTCACGCCGAGGGTGAGTCACAGGCCGCGGCCAAGCTGACCGATGCGGCGGTGGAGCTGTCCCGCAACCCCAATGCGATGACCCTGCGCTACCTTCAGACGTTGATTGATATCGCCGGCGAAAAGAACTCCACCATTGTGTTTCCGCTGCCGGTAGATATGTTGGGCAGCATCATGGAGCAGTTCAAATCCAAGGGGTCGTAA
- a CDS encoding ABC transporter permease yields MTPLNQERWHRFRNNRRGYWSLWVFLALFAVSLLSDLIANEKPILISFQDELYFPLLNDYTEVEFGGDFAVNADYRDPYIAELINDDGWMLWPPIRFNYRTINYDLPSPAPSAPTGENWLGTDDQGRDIVARLLYGFRISVVFGLILTVLTSIVGIAAGAVQGFYGGKVDLFGQRLLEVWSSVPTLFVLIIIASFVPPSFWILLGILLLFGWMALVGVVRAEFLRARNFDYVQAARALGVSDRALMFRHLLPNAMVATVTFLPFIMVGSITSLTALDFLGFGLPPGSPSLGEMVSQGKNNLHAPWIGLSVFVVLSVLLTLLVFVGEAARDALDPNRTR; encoded by the coding sequence ATGACCCCACTCAATCAAGAGCGCTGGCATCGGTTTCGCAACAACCGGCGCGGCTACTGGAGCCTATGGGTTTTTCTGGCGCTGTTTGCCGTGAGTCTGCTGTCCGACCTGATTGCCAATGAAAAGCCCATCCTCATCAGTTTTCAGGACGAGCTCTATTTTCCGCTGTTGAACGACTACACCGAGGTGGAGTTCGGCGGTGACTTCGCCGTTAACGCCGATTACCGGGACCCCTATATCGCCGAATTGATCAACGACGACGGCTGGATGCTCTGGCCCCCGATCCGTTTCAACTACCGCACCATCAACTACGACCTCCCCTCGCCAGCACCCAGCGCCCCCACGGGCGAAAACTGGCTCGGCACCGACGACCAGGGCCGGGACATAGTTGCCCGCCTACTGTACGGCTTTCGCATCTCCGTGGTATTCGGTCTGATCCTGACCGTACTGACCTCCATTGTCGGCATTGCCGCCGGCGCCGTGCAGGGTTTTTACGGGGGAAAAGTTGATCTGTTCGGGCAGCGCCTGCTGGAGGTCTGGTCCAGTGTGCCAACACTGTTCGTGCTGATCATCATTGCCAGTTTTGTCCCACCCAGTTTCTGGATTCTGCTCGGCATTTTGCTGTTGTTCGGCTGGATGGCGCTGGTGGGCGTGGTGCGCGCGGAGTTTCTGCGAGCCCGTAATTTTGACTACGTACAGGCGGCCCGGGCACTCGGGGTATCGGATCGCGCCCTGATGTTCCGGCATTTGCTGCCCAACGCCATGGTGGCCACGGTCACCTTCCTGCCGTTCATCATGGTTGGCTCGATCACCAGTTTGACCGCGCTGGATTTTCTCGGCTTTGGCCTGCCACCCGGCTCGCCCTCTCTGGGAGAAATGGTCAGCCAGGGGAAAAACAATCTGCACGCCCCCTGGATCGGGCTTTCGGTGTTTGTCGTGCTGTCCGTGTTGCTCACCCTGCTGGTGTTCGTCGGTGAAGCCGCTCGCGATGCCCTCGACCCCAATCGGACCCGGTGA
- a CDS encoding ABC transporter ATP-binding protein has translation MTEILLNIDRLSVQFRTGDAYKTVVSGVSLAIAKGETLALVGESGSGKSVTAQSILRLLPEHSARYTDGAVYFEGRDLLRLEERDLRPIRGARISMIFQEPMTSLSPLHSIEKQLAEALFLHNGTARKNARPTVLKWLHRVGLRNPEQRLDALPHELSGGERQRVMIAMALINEPDLLIADEPTTALDVTIQAQVLKLIQDLQQELNMAVLFITHDLAIVRQLADRVAIMQSGEVVETGPTREVFKQPKHEYTRRLLDAEPRGEPEPVPDDAPTILSADQMRVWFPMTRGVFKRVYNHVKAVDDISLSIRAGETLGIVGESGSGKTTLGRALLRLIGSRGDIWFNEEGEQRFNLNALDHKAMRPLRRRLQIIFQDPYGSLSPRMSVSQIIAEGLRVHTSMNADELDREVVRAMEAVQLDPATRHRYPGEFSGGQRQRVAIARALILDPKLLILDEPTSALDRSVQKDIIDLLRRLQRERRLSYLFVSHDLSVVRALSHRVMIMKAGKMVESGDAKAVFEAPKTEYTRQLMAAIPTL, from the coding sequence ATGACCGAAATACTACTGAATATTGACCGACTGTCCGTCCAGTTCCGCACCGGAGATGCCTATAAAACCGTCGTCTCCGGCGTCAGCCTCGCCATCGCCAAAGGCGAAACCCTAGCGCTGGTGGGGGAAAGCGGCTCCGGCAAATCCGTTACCGCTCAATCCATTCTCCGGTTGCTGCCGGAGCACAGCGCCCGCTACACCGATGGCGCCGTCTATTTTGAAGGTCGGGATTTGCTGCGCCTGGAAGAACGGGACCTTCGCCCGATTCGCGGCGCGCGCATCAGTATGATTTTCCAGGAGCCGATGACCAGCCTCAGCCCGCTGCACAGCATCGAAAAACAGCTGGCCGAAGCCCTGTTTCTGCATAACGGCACTGCCCGCAAGAATGCCCGCCCCACGGTGTTGAAGTGGTTACATCGGGTCGGCCTGCGCAATCCCGAGCAACGACTCGATGCCCTGCCTCACGAACTCAGTGGCGGTGAACGCCAACGGGTGATGATCGCCATGGCGCTGATCAACGAGCCGGACCTGCTGATCGCCGATGAGCCCACCACGGCACTGGATGTCACCATTCAGGCGCAGGTGTTGAAGCTGATTCAGGATCTGCAGCAAGAACTGAATATGGCGGTACTGTTCATCACTCACGATCTGGCCATTGTCCGCCAGCTCGCGGACCGGGTCGCGATCATGCAATCGGGCGAAGTGGTGGAAACCGGACCCACCCGGGAGGTTTTCAAACAGCCCAAACATGAGTACACCCGTCGACTGCTTGATGCCGAGCCCAGAGGCGAGCCCGAGCCGGTCCCCGATGATGCCCCAACGATTTTAAGCGCCGATCAGATGCGCGTCTGGTTCCCGATGACCCGCGGCGTTTTCAAACGTGTGTATAATCACGTCAAAGCGGTTGACGATATCAGCCTGTCGATTCGCGCCGGGGAAACCCTGGGTATTGTGGGTGAAAGTGGCTCCGGAAAAACCACGTTGGGCCGCGCCCTGCTGAGGCTGATTGGCAGCCGGGGCGACATCTGGTTCAACGAGGAAGGCGAGCAGCGCTTCAATCTCAACGCTCTGGACCACAAGGCGATGCGACCACTGCGGCGGCGTCTGCAGATTATTTTTCAGGACCCCTACGGCAGCCTGAGTCCGCGCATGTCGGTCAGCCAGATCATCGCGGAAGGATTGCGGGTACACACCTCAATGAACGCCGACGAGCTGGACCGCGAGGTGGTACGCGCCATGGAGGCGGTGCAACTGGACCCCGCCACTCGCCACCGCTACCCGGGGGAGTTTTCCGGCGGCCAGCGCCAGCGCGTTGCCATTGCCCGGGCGCTGATACTCGACCCCAAGTTACTGATTCTGGATGAACCCACCTCGGCGCTCGACCGCTCGGTCCAGAAAGACATTATTGATCTTTTACGCCGCTTGCAGCGCGAGCGACGCCTGAGTTACCTGTTTGTCAGTCACGACCTGAGTGTGGTGCGGGCCCTGAGTCATCGGGTAATGATCATGAAGGCCGGCAAGATGGTTGAATCAGGCGATGCAAAAGCCGTATTCGAAGCACCCAAAACCGAATACACTCGCCAATTAATGGCGGCAATCCCCACGCTTTGA
- a CDS encoding general secretion pathway protein GspF: MAKRQAPLHPDAPLLLDGHHRPMTRRELISHGFKAGAGTIVGGSLSGLIVNSALAQEVNLANDIEQLRQDCGIASTGAGKIPFICFDLAGGANMAGSNVLVGGPGGQLDFLSTAGYSKQGLPGDMTPQSSTEDFVNTDLGLAFHSDSQMLAGILERAGARTELVNGCVIPARSENDTGNNPHNPMYGINRAGANGELLALIGSRANDSGGNSLAPASLINPEVRPTKVDQPSDVTGLVDTGDLVNMLSQEDTVRVMESMTRMSRARLNNLNFGTTEDEQLKELLSCGYVKSADLAARFGDPASIDPEADPDIIGPNGIFSEAEFMSDREFRKTASVMKLVVEGRAGAGTVTMGGYDYHTGDRATGEIRDLRAGRCIGACLEYAARKGVPIMVYVFSDGSVFSNGMIDDSPEGRGKGVWTGDNQQTAASFFLVYNPNGRPQLLESNGGPEAHQQIGYMRPSGDVETASTPAANNVNLLVETVVLNYMALHGEQSRFGDADKFPRNGLGNAAMMDRLTAFQPICNGTINNPV, encoded by the coding sequence ATGGCTAAACGACAGGCTCCTCTGCACCCGGATGCACCGCTGCTACTGGACGGTCACCACCGCCCCATGACCCGGCGGGAGCTGATTTCCCACGGCTTCAAGGCCGGGGCCGGTACCATCGTTGGCGGCTCGTTGAGCGGGCTGATCGTCAACTCCGCCCTCGCCCAAGAGGTGAATCTGGCCAACGATATCGAGCAACTGCGCCAGGACTGCGGCATTGCCAGCACCGGGGCGGGCAAGATTCCGTTTATCTGTTTCGATCTGGCCGGGGGCGCCAATATGGCGGGCTCCAATGTGCTGGTGGGCGGCCCGGGAGGGCAACTGGATTTCCTGAGTACGGCGGGCTACAGCAAGCAGGGCCTGCCGGGGGACATGACCCCTCAATCCTCCACCGAGGATTTTGTGAACACCGATCTGGGCCTGGCGTTTCACAGCGACAGCCAGATGCTCGCCGGCATTCTGGAGCGGGCCGGCGCCCGCACGGAGTTGGTCAACGGCTGTGTGATTCCGGCCCGCTCGGAGAACGATACCGGCAATAACCCCCACAACCCCATGTACGGCATCAACCGCGCCGGTGCCAACGGCGAGCTGCTGGCGCTGATCGGCTCCCGGGCCAACGACTCCGGTGGTAACTCCCTGGCGCCCGCCTCCCTGATCAACCCGGAGGTGCGCCCCACCAAGGTGGACCAGCCCAGTGACGTCACCGGTCTGGTGGATACCGGGGACCTGGTCAACATGCTCAGTCAGGAAGACACGGTGCGGGTGATGGAATCCATGACCCGCATGAGCCGGGCGCGGCTGAATAACCTGAATTTTGGTACTACCGAGGATGAACAGCTCAAGGAACTGCTGAGTTGTGGCTACGTGAAAAGCGCCGATCTGGCGGCCCGCTTCGGCGACCCGGCCTCCATCGACCCGGAAGCGGACCCGGATATCATCGGCCCCAACGGCATTTTCTCGGAAGCCGAATTCATGAGCGACCGGGAGTTCCGGAAAACCGCCTCGGTCATGAAACTGGTGGTGGAGGGCCGCGCGGGCGCGGGCACCGTCACCATGGGTGGCTACGACTACCACACCGGCGACCGGGCCACGGGCGAAATCCGCGACCTGCGCGCCGGGCGCTGCATCGGCGCCTGCCTGGAATACGCCGCCCGTAAAGGCGTGCCGATCATGGTCTATGTGTTCAGCGATGGCTCGGTATTCAGCAACGGCATGATCGACGATTCGCCGGAGGGCCGTGGCAAAGGTGTCTGGACCGGTGACAACCAGCAGACCGCGGCGTCTTTCTTCCTCGTGTACAACCCCAACGGTCGTCCGCAGTTACTGGAGTCTAACGGTGGACCAGAGGCGCATCAGCAGATCGGCTACATGCGCCCCAGCGGCGACGTGGAAACCGCCTCCACCCCGGCGGCCAACAACGTCAACCTGCTGGTGGAAACCGTGGTGCTCAACTACATGGCGTTGCACGGTGAGCAGAGCCGCTTTGGAGACGCGGACAAGTTCCCCCGCAATGGCCTGGGCAATGCCGCCATGATGGATCGACTGACGGCGTTCCAGCCAATTTGTAACGGCACCATCAATAATCCGGTATAA
- a CDS encoding NfeD family protein, with protein MRWNRRGFTLLRPGLLLWLALLMLGAFGLQAQETDDTSSAGPHVAELTIDGPIGPATKDYILRSIDTAHEAGAHAVLIRMDTPGGLDAATRDMIKGILAAPLPVITYVHPAGARAASAGTYILYGSHVAAMTPATSLGAATPVQMGGLPTPPSGEQEPADDGSEDSGEESSEKSPQPGSAMERKVINDSVAFIRGLAERYDRNADWAEKAVRDAVSLTASEALEQNVIDLVADNREDLLAQLDGREVKLESGPFTLQTADLPIVSYAPDWRSELLGIITNPQIASILLLIGVYGLILEGYNPGALVPGVVGIICLLLGLYALQVLPVNYAGLALIVLGGILILAEAFLPSFGVLGIGGVIALVMGSIMLVDTDVPGMEVSYEIVGAVAAVGSLVVLGIVTMVGRSLRMPRKDVSHAMVGRVADVTQVGEEHATVRIDGEFWTVSSEQPLKPGDTVEVVSQDGLHLRVRPTGQ; from the coding sequence ATGAGATGGAATCGACGCGGTTTTACCTTACTACGGCCAGGGCTGCTGCTCTGGCTGGCCTTGCTGATGCTGGGCGCCTTCGGCCTGCAGGCCCAGGAAACGGACGATACGTCGTCTGCCGGCCCCCATGTGGCCGAACTCACCATTGACGGACCCATCGGGCCCGCCACCAAAGACTATATTCTGCGCTCCATCGACACCGCCCATGAAGCCGGCGCCCACGCCGTGCTGATCCGCATGGACACCCCCGGTGGCCTGGACGCCGCTACCCGCGACATGATCAAAGGCATTCTCGCCGCCCCCCTGCCGGTGATCACCTACGTCCATCCCGCCGGCGCCCGCGCCGCCAGTGCCGGCACCTATATCCTTTACGGTAGCCATGTTGCCGCCATGACCCCCGCTACCAGCCTCGGCGCTGCGACCCCGGTGCAGATGGGCGGCCTGCCCACGCCGCCTTCGGGGGAGCAAGAGCCGGCGGACGATGGCAGTGAGGACTCCGGCGAAGAATCCTCGGAAAAGTCTCCCCAACCCGGTAGCGCCATGGAGCGCAAGGTAATCAATGACTCGGTGGCCTTTATCCGCGGCCTGGCGGAGCGCTATGACCGCAATGCCGACTGGGCTGAAAAAGCCGTGCGCGACGCGGTGAGCCTGACCGCCAGCGAAGCCCTGGAGCAGAACGTGATCGATCTGGTGGCCGACAACCGCGAGGATCTTCTGGCGCAACTCGATGGCCGCGAGGTCAAATTGGAAAGCGGCCCATTCACCCTTCAGACGGCGGATCTGCCCATAGTGAGTTATGCGCCGGATTGGCGCAGTGAGTTACTGGGCATAATCACCAATCCGCAGATTGCCTCGATTCTGCTGTTGATCGGGGTCTATGGGCTGATACTGGAAGGTTATAACCCGGGCGCCCTGGTGCCCGGTGTGGTCGGCATCATCTGTCTGCTGCTTGGGCTCTATGCGCTGCAGGTGTTGCCGGTGAATTATGCGGGGCTGGCGCTGATCGTGCTCGGGGGCATACTCATACTGGCGGAAGCATTCCTGCCCAGCTTCGGGGTACTCGGCATAGGCGGAGTGATAGCTCTGGTGATGGGGTCCATCATGCTGGTGGATACCGACGTGCCGGGTATGGAGGTGTCCTATGAGATTGTGGGTGCGGTGGCCGCTGTGGGATCACTGGTTGTGCTGGGCATTGTCACCATGGTCGGTCGTAGCTTGCGAATGCCGCGCAAGGATGTCAGCCACGCCATGGTGGGTCGGGTTGCGGACGTTACCCAGGTAGGTGAAGAGCATGCAACGGTTCGTATTGATGGCGAGTTCTGGACAGTGTCCAGCGAACAACCACTGAAGCCTGGCGACACGGTGGAGGTGGTGTCGCAGGACGGTTTGCACTTGAGGGTACGCCCTACCGGTCAGTAA
- a CDS encoding microcin C ABC transporter permease YejB — MTAYLIRRLLLVVPTLLAIITLNFFIVQAAPGGPVEQMLATALDVQGTDLDRVSGAASGEVAQSSGDSRAARGLDPEVIAEIERQFGFDKPLWERYVIMLKDYLVFDFGDSLFRARSVIELVIERLPVSLSLGLWSTLLIYAISIPLGIRKAVRHHSRFDVWTSWVVVIGNAIPSFLFAILLIILFAGGSYFNWFPLRGLVSENFDELLWYQKILDYFWHMALPVLALTIGGFASLTMLTKNSFLDEINKQYVMTAKAKGATEKRILYKHVFRNAMLIVIAGFPATFISMFFAGSLLIEVIFSLEGLGLLGFESTLQRDYPVMFGTLYIFGLLGLLIGIISDLAYTWVDPRIDFESR, encoded by the coding sequence GTGACCGCCTATCTCATTCGCCGGCTGCTGTTGGTCGTCCCCACCCTGCTGGCCATCATCACGCTCAACTTTTTTATTGTCCAGGCCGCCCCCGGCGGCCCAGTGGAGCAGATGCTGGCAACCGCGCTGGATGTGCAAGGCACGGACCTGGATCGCGTCAGTGGTGCCGCCTCGGGCGAAGTCGCTCAAAGCTCCGGGGACAGCCGAGCTGCACGAGGCTTGGACCCGGAGGTGATCGCCGAGATCGAACGGCAGTTCGGGTTCGATAAGCCGCTCTGGGAACGCTACGTCATCATGCTCAAGGACTATCTGGTGTTTGACTTCGGTGACAGCCTGTTTCGTGCCCGTTCGGTAATCGAGCTGGTCATCGAACGCTTACCGGTCTCTCTGTCACTGGGGCTGTGGAGCACGCTATTGATCTATGCCATCTCCATTCCGCTGGGCATCCGCAAAGCCGTGCGACATCACTCCCGGTTTGATGTCTGGACCAGTTGGGTGGTGGTCATCGGCAACGCCATCCCGAGCTTCCTGTTTGCCATTCTGTTGATCATCCTGTTTGCCGGCGGCTCCTACTTCAACTGGTTTCCACTGCGTGGCCTGGTGTCGGAGAACTTTGACGAACTGCTCTGGTACCAGAAAATCCTCGATTACTTCTGGCATATGGCATTGCCCGTGCTCGCCTTGACCATCGGTGGTTTCGCCAGCCTGACGATGCTGACCAAGAACTCGTTTCTGGATGAAATCAATAAGCAGTACGTCATGACGGCCAAAGCCAAAGGTGCGACCGAAAAACGTATTCTGTACAAGCACGTATTCCGCAATGCCATGCTGATTGTGATCGCCGGATTCCCGGCCACTTTTATCAGTATGTTTTTTGCTGGATCACTGCTGATTGAGGTGATTTTCTCCCTGGAGGGTCTGGGCCTGCTCGGGTTTGAGTCCACCCTGCAGCGGGACTATCCGGTAATGTTCGGCACCCTGTACATTTTTGGCCTGCTGGGTCTGCTGATCGGGATTATCAGTGACCTGGCGTACACCTGGGTGGACCCCCGCATTGATTTTGAATCCCGTTAG